CGCCACCCTATCCGGCCTCCGCGCCGGTGCCCCGGCCGGCGTGGAACTCCAGGTAGCGGCGGTAGGCGTCGCGGCCGTCGGGGACGAAGTCGTCGCGGGCGAGGCGGTCGGCCAGTTCGGCGGGGGTGAGCCAGGCGTGCCAGGCGACCTCGGACTCCTGAGGGGCGACCGGTCCGTCCCACTCGGCCTCGTACAGGTCGCACCACCACGAGAGGTGGTCCTGGCGGAACAGGAACTTGAAGAGCGGCCGTGGCTCGATCCCGCTCACCCCCAGCTCCTCCTCGGCCTCGCGGACGGCCGCGGCGGCGTACGTCTCGCCGGAGCCGACGACGCCGCCGACGAACATGTCGTACGCGCCCGGGGCGAAGAGCTTGGTGTCGGTGCGCCGGTGGACGAAGATCCGCCCGGCCGGGTCGCGGACCAGGACGAAGACGCACCGATGGGTCAGCCCCCGGCGGTACACCTCCCCGCGCACGGCGGTCCCGATCACGTGGTCGTGCTCGTCGACGACGTCCAGCAGTTCCTCGGCAGGGTTGGTCATGACCGACAGGTTAGGGTTTCCGGGCTCGTGTCGAACGATGATCGGGCGGGTGTGGACGAAGACGGATCCGGGAGAGGCTGAGGGCGGCGCGCGATGGTGGAGATCTGGGGCGAGACGGCCGAGGGGTTCGAGCCCGTACGGGCGGCCTTCGCGCGGAACTTCCGCGACTACGGCGAGCTCGGCGCCGCCTTCGCGCTGTACGTGCGCGGCCGCAAGGTGGTCGACCTGTGGGGCGGCGAAGCCCGGCCCGAGGTCGGTGGGCGGCCCGCGCCGGCCGTCCCGTGGACGGCGGAGACCGCGCAGGTGCTGCGCTCGGTCACCAAGGGCCTGACCGCCACCGCCGCCCTGCTGCTGGCCGAACAGGGGCAGCTCGACCTGGACGCGCCGGTGGCCTCCTACTGGCCCGAGTTCGCGGCAGCCGGCAAGGGCGGGGTGCCGGTCCGCTGGCTGCTCTCGCACCAGGCCGCGGTGCCCGCGCTGGACGTGCCGCTGCGCCTGGAGGACGTGCTGACCTGGGAGCGCGCGGCCGCCGCCGTCGCCGCGCAGGCGCCCGCCTGGGAGCCCGGCACCGCGCACGGCTACCACCCGTACACCTTCGGCTGGCTGGTCGGCGAGGTGGTGCGGCGGGCGAGCGGGCGGACGATCGGCCGCTACTTCGCCGAGGAGATCGCCCGGCCGCTCGGCCTGGACCTGTGGATCGGGCTGCCGGCCGGCGCCGAGTCCCGGGTCGGGCGGCTGGTCGACCTGCCCGCCCCGGAGGAGGCCCGGTCCGGGCCGAGCGGGCTGCGGCTGCGGCCCAAGCAGTCCGTCCGGGACGCCTACCAGGACCCGGCCTCGCTGACCGCCCGCTCCTTCGCCTCCGTGCGCCCCGGGGTGGACCTCAACGATCCGGCGGTGCAGGCCGCCGAGATACCCGGCGCGGGCGGCATCGGGACGGCCCGCTCGCTGGCCCGGTTCTACGCGGCGCTGGTCGGCGCCGTCGACCGGTCGGACGGGTCGGGCGGCTCGCTGCCGCCGCTGCTGGGGCCGGAGGTGCTGGCCCGGGCGGTCACGCCGGCGGTGAACGGGCCTGACCGGGTGCTGATCGTCAACTCCACGTTCGGCCTGGGCTTCTGGCGGCACGGCCCGACCGCGCCGATGGCCTCCCCGGCGAGCTTCGGCCACCCGGGCCGGGGCGGCTCGCTGGGCTTCGCCGACCCGGACCTCGGGCTGGGCTTCGGCTACGTCACCAACGGGATGCAGCCGGGCGTCACCGGGGACATCCGCTCGCGCAACCTGATCCGCGCGGTGCGCGGGTGTCTCGGGTTGGCCGCGTAGCGTCAGGCCTGGCCGGTGTCGAAGCGGCTGATCTTCCCGCCGTCGATGGTGAACCGCCACGCGGTGCGCATCTCGCCCCAGGTCTCGTTGGTGAAGTTGGCGATCAGCGCGTGCCCGCCGTCCGACTCGGTCTGGACGTCGATGCGGCCGCGGACGGTGAAGATCTCCTTGTCGATCCAGTCCCGGAGGTCGCGGTCGGAGCCGTCGTCGGACATGGTCGCGTCTGGGGTGAGGACGGCGAGGAAGGCGTCGCGGTCGCCGGCGTTGATCGCGGCGACGAAGGTGCGCACGGCGGGGTCGGAGAGCTTGGCGGTGGCGATGGTCATCGAGGACTCCCGGGTCGGAAGGGACGGGACCTCCTGTCTAGGCCGTCCACCGGGCGTGTCCGGGCATGTCGGGGGCGCGTCGGAGAAGGCGCGTCGGAAAATCGGTCATTCGTGTGCCCGGACCGGCACGCGGGCCAGGGGGAGTGCTGCGGAGCGGGAGGACGGAGACCGGCCTCCCGCTGCGCCATGAGGCCCGGAAACAGGGCCGGAGAAGGGCTAGTGTCCTGCGCCGGAGATCCGTCGGCAGAATCGGGCGAGGGAGTCGAGGATCTCGTTGGCGGTCTTGGTCCAGGTGAACGGTTTGGGGTCCTCGTTCCAGTTCTTGATCCAGGCGCGGATGTCCCTCTCAAGGGCCTGAACGTTCTTGTGGGCACCACGTCGGATCATCTGGTCGGTGAGAAAGCCGAACCACCGCTCCACCTGGTTGATCCACGAGGACCCGGTCGGGGTGAAGTGCATATGGAATCGGGGATGTTGCGCCAGCCAGGCACGGATGGCCGGGGTCTTGTGGGTGCCGTAATTGTCGCAGATCAGGTGGATGTCGAGCCCGTCGGGAACCTCGCGGTCGATCTTGACGAGGAACTTCTTGAACTCCGCCGCACGGTGCCGGCGGTGCAGTGAAGTGATGACCTTCCCGCTGCTGGTGTCGAACGCGGCGAACAGGGTGGTCAGACCGTTGCGCACGTAGTCGTGGGTTCGACGCTCCGGCATGCCCGGCATCATGGGCAGGACCGGCTGGGAGCGGTCGAGGGCCTGGATCTGCGACTTCTCGTCGACCGACAGCACCACCGCACCTTCGGGCGGGTCGAAGTACAGGCCGATCACGTCGTGGACCTTCTCGATGAAGAGCGGGTCGGTGGACAGCTTGAAGGTGCCGACCAGGTGGGGCTTGAGCTGGAACTTCCGCCAGATCCGTCCGACGGTCGACTTCGAGAGGCCGCTGCGGGCGGCCATCGAGCTCCGGGACCAGTGTGTCGCGTTCTTCGGGATCTCCTCCAGCGTCGCCACGACGACCGCCTCGATCTCGTCGACCGCGATCGTGGGCGGCCGGCCCGGTCGGGGTTCGTCTACCAGGCCGTCCAGCCTCTCGGCGAGGAACCGGCGTCGCCACTTGCGGACCGTGTCCGCAGTGATGCCCAACTCCCTTGCCACGCCGACGATCGACGGCACATCAGGACCGTCGCAGGCCAGCACGATCCGGGCCCGCAGAGCCAACGCCTGGGCGGACGAGGCTCTGCGGGCCCACCACGTCAGCGTGGCCCGTTCCTCGTCGGACAGCAACAACGGTTCCAAGGCGGGACCACGACGGCGCACCGGGAGATCAGGAGAAGAAGAGCTCACACACAACTAACGACGGATCTCCGGCGCAGGACACTAGAAGAAGCCGACCGCGTCGGGGGAGTAGCTGACCAGCAGGTTCTTGGTCTGCTGGTAGTGCTCCAGTAGTGCCTTGTGGTTCTCCCGGCCGATGCCGGAGTTCTTGTAGCCGCCGAAGGCGGCGTGCGCGGGGTAGGCGTGGTAGCAGTTGGTCCACACCCGCCCGGCCTGGATCGCCCGCCCGGCGCGGTGGGCGGTGTTGAGGTCCCGGGTCCAGACGCCCGCGCCGAGCCCGTACTGGGTGTCGTTGGCGAGCGCGACCGCCTCGTCGAAGTCGGCGAAGCGGGTGACCGAGACGACCGGGCCGAAGATCTCCTCCTGGAAGATCCGCATGCGGTTGTCGCCCTCGAAGACCGTCGGCGTCACGTAGTACCCGCCGGACAGGGCACCGCCGAGGTCGGCCTGCTCGCCGCCGGCCAGCACCTTGGCGCCCTCGGCCCGGCCGATCTCGAAGTAGGAGAGGATCTTCTTCAGCTGCTCGGCGCTGGCCTGGGCGCCGACCTGGGTCTCGGTGTCCAGCGGGTCGCCCTGGCGCATCGCGGTCACCCGGTCAAGGCCGTCGGCGAGCAGTCGCTCGTAGACCGAGGACTGGATCAGCGCCCGGCTCGGGCAGGTGCACACCTCGCCCTGGTTGAGGGCGAACATCGCGAAGCCCTCGACGGCCTTGTCGTAGAAGGCGTCCGGGGCGTCGGCGACGTCGCCGAAGAACAGGTTGGGGCTCTTGCCGCCGAGTTCCAGCGAGACCGGGATCAGGTTGTCGCTGGCGTAGCGCGCGATCAGCCGGCCGGTGGTGGTCTCGCCGGTGAAGGCGATCTTGCGGATCCGGTTGCTGGACGCCAGCGGGGCGCCGGCCTCCTCGCCGAAGCCGGTCACGATGTTGACCACGCCGGGCGGCAGCAGGTCGGCCGTCAGCTCGGCGAGCAGCAGCACCGAGGCTGGGGTCTGTTCGGCGGGCTTGAGGACCACCGCGTTGCCGGCGGCGAGCGCCGGGGCGAGCTTCCAGACCGCCATCAGGATCGGGAAGTTCCACGGGATGATCTGGCCGACCACGCCCAGCGGCTCGTGGAAGTGGTACGCCACGGTGTCCTCGTCCAGCTGGGACAGGCCGCCCTCCTGGGCTCGCAGCGCGCCGGCGAAGTAGCGCAGGTGGTCGACGGCGAGCGGGAGGTCGGCGGCCAGTGTCTCGCGCACCGGCTTGCCGTTCTCCCAGCTCTCCGCGACGGCCAGCTGCTCCAGGTTCGCCTCCATCCGGTCGGCGATCCGCAGCAGCACCTGGGCCCGTTCGGCGGCCGGGGTGCGGCCCCAGGCCGGGGCGGCGGCGTGGGCGGCGTCCAGCGCGGCCTCGATGTCCTCGGCGGTGCCGCGGGCGACCTCGGTGAAGATCTCGCCGGTGACCGGGGTCGGGTCCCCGAAATACTCGCCGTGCACCGGCGGCACCCAGCCGCCGCCGATCCAGTGTTCGTAGCGGTGGCGGTAGGCGACGATGCTGCCGGGGGAGCCGGGGGGCTGGTAGACCGTCATGCTCTGGTGTCTCCTCGCGACGTCGGGCACCGCCCGGCCGTGGGCCTGGGGCGGCGCGCCGGGCCGTCCGGTCGCGGACGGCCCGGCGGGAGGGTACGGACACGCACTGGGACCGGGCGCCCCGCCGGGGGCGCCCGCCGTCGAGCACGATAGCCGCGGACGCGCGGCGCGGCTACGGTCCGTACGTCACCCGAGTACGGAGGGTTCGCGTTCCGGCCGTTCCCGGGGCCGGCGGTCGGGCCCGGGGCCAGGAAGACCGGCCTCGAACGGTCATTCAGTTGGACTATCAGGTCCTTGTTTCAGGCCGCGCTTTCAGGCGGCGTGGTACCGCCCGGTGCGGGACTCCCAGCGCAGGTAGCCGGCCAGCCAGGTGAGCAGCCCGTCCGCGTACTGCTGGGCGACGATCCGCTCGACGCGGGACAGGCCCAGCTCCCGGTAGACCTCGGGGAGTTGTTCGTTGAGGTCGTAGCAGCGCTCGACCATCAGCTGTGCCTCGGCGAGGACGACGGCGCACGCCTCCTCGGCCGAGCAGCGGCGCTCGCGCTGGACGATCATCACCAGGTTGTTGACGTCGCCGCGCAGGGCCTCCAGCGGGAACGACCGGACGTCGTTGCTCAGCGAGGGTATGTCCGCTGCCAGCTGCCGTAGTTGACGCAGGACCGGGTGGTGCAGGACGGCGGCGGGCACCTCGAACTGGCCGAGCCGTTCGACCATGTCGAAGATCGTCTCCATGGCGGCGGTGCCCCGTCTGAGTACGAGGTAGCCGTCCCGGTCCGGGGGGCGGGCGGAGATCCGGCCGGCCGCCTCGGCGGGGTGACTGGCCAGGTACCACTCCCAGTTGTAGGCGGCGCGGGCCTGCCAGCGGGCGGGCATGCCGAGCGCGCTGCGGTCCCAGAGGTCGGCGAATGCGGTCTCGACCGGGGAGTTCCGGTCGGGGCGGGCGCCGTGCAGGATGGCGATCAGCCTCTTGCAGATCGGGGCGACCTCGGTGGGGCGGCGGCCGAGCGGGCCGTCGAACTGGTCGTCGAACAGGAAGTAGAAGCCCATCAGGTCGGCGGCCAGGGCGAGTTCGTCCGGTTCGGCGTCGGGGTACCCGAGTGCGGCGAGTTCGACGACCTCCCAGTGGGTGTAGCCGGGGTGGTCGACGTCGGGCAGCAGCGGGTACCGGCCCAGCCAGTCGCGGTGCAGGGCGGCCGCACGGGGGCCGTGCGGACTGCGGCGGTACGGGAACGGGATCTGAAGTGAGGTGTCGTCAGACATCGGACTCCCGGTGCAGCGGAGGGTGGGGGCGCCAGCGGTTCGAAACGCGAGGTGCGGGGGGAGTTGGCGCGGCGAGGCTTCTGGCGTGAGGGTGGCGGGGCAAGATCATCTTCGCCTCGCGGGCCGTAGGGTATCTGATGCAATGATCGGACGTTAGGTTTATACGGCAACTGCCCCTGGCAAGTCGTCCAAACCCTCACCGTCCGCCACGGCCTGCGCGAATGCAGCACGGTACGCCTCCGACAGCGCTAACCTCGGCTCCACGAGCAGCGAGCAGTAGCGAGTCGGAGGCGCGACGTGACCGAGCAGGGCATCGGACTTCGGGCGGGAACCGGCCCCGGCCGGGACGGGGACGGCGCCGCCCCACGGGTCAGGCTGCGCGACCGCGACGCGGAACTGCGCTCCGCCGTGACCTCCCTTGACAAGCTGTGCCGCGAATTCGCCGCCGGCGGCACCGAGATCGGCGAACTGCTCACCTTCTCCGGGCGCCCCGGCATCGGCAAGACCAGCCTCCTGCACGAGGTCCGCCGGATCGCCAAACTCCGCGACGGCGCAACCGTGTTGTTCGCGCGCGGCGGCGAGCAGCAGATCAAGGAGCCGTACCACGTACTGCGCCAGCTCCTCCAGCCCGCGCTCACCAGCCTCCAACCGGACGAGTTCCGCCAGGTCATGGGCACCTGGGAGGAGGTCGTCGGACCGGCCATGGGCCTCAAGCAGCCCAAGGCGGGCGCCCGCCGCCTCGACCCGCAGGGCGTGCGCGACGGCCTGGACTACGTGCTCACCCAGCTCGCGCCACGCCGCGCCCCGATGGTGATGATCGTCGACGACCTGCACTGGGCCGACCTCGAATCCCTGTCCTGGCTCACCCAGTTCGCCGTCCGTGCCCGCGAACTGCCCGTCCTGCTGGTGCTCGCGTTCCGCGAGGACGAGAGCGACTGGCAGACCGACGCCCGGCAGCACCACGGCGCCGTGCTCAAGCTCGCCACCCGCAAGCACGAGCTCAACCGGCTCTCCCTGGTGTCCATCACCGACATCATCCGCGCCGAACTCGGCGACAAGGCGGAGGACGCCTTCTGCTACGAGTTCTGGAGCGTCGTCAACGGCAACCCCTACGAGGCCGTCGCCCTGCTGGAGCAGGTCCGTGAGCAGGAGCTCGACCCGCTGGAGGAGAACTCCCGCCAGCTGCGCGAACTCGCCGTCGACGCCAACGGGATGACCCTCAAGAGCTGGCTCGACCGGCTCGGCGCCAGCACCCTGCGCTTCGCCTGGGCCTGCGCCATGCTCGGCACCGATATCCGGATCGACCTCGCCACCCGGATCTCCACCCAGAGCGCCGAGGGCGCCCGCGAGTCCATCAAGCAACTGCGCAAGCAGCGCGTCCTGACCCAGACCCCAAACGGGAACCTGGAGTTCGTCCACCCGCTGATCGCCAGCTCGATCTACAACACCATGCCGGAGGCCACCCGCACCGGCATGCACGGTGTCGCCGCCGCCGAGATCGAGAACGCCGGACTCGGCCTGCTGGCCGCCTCCCGCCACCTGGTCGAGACCTTCTCGGGCGAGGGCGATGACCGTACCGTCCGCAAGCTCCGCAAGGCCGCCGCCGAACACCTGCTCATCGGTGCCCCCGAGGCCGCCCAACGCTGCCTGCACCGCGCCCTCAACGAGCCGCCCGCCGACGACATCCGCGCCGAGGTGCTGTACGAACTGGGCTGCTCCGCCCTGCTCACCGACCCGAGCGCCACCGTCAACCAGCTGCAGCTCGCCCTCGACCCGGACGAGGGACCGCTGCGCCCCGAGCTGCGGGTCGACGCCACCTTCCGGCTCTCCGAAGTGCTCGCGCACAGCGGCGAGATCCGCAAGGCCGCGCTGGTCTGCCAGGAGGAGGCCGCGGTGACCGGCGACCGGGACGGCAAACTCCGGCTCCAGGCCGCCTCGTTCATGTGGCACGCGTTCCGCAGGTCCGAGGAGGACGGCCCCGGGCGCTCCCGGCGGCTCGGCGAGCTGTGCGACGGCCTCACGGGCCGCGAGGCCGCCGACCGGGCCGTCCTCGCCATGCGCGCCTGGGACCTCACCCTGCGCGGCGCCCCCTCGGCCGACGCGCTGGCCTACGCGGACGACGTCCTGGAGGCCGGCCGCCTGCCCAAGGGCCTCGGCTGGACCGACAGCACCTGGGGCTTCGAACTCCCCTCGATGCTCGGCCTCACCTACACCTACAACGACCGCATCGCCCAGGCCGAGCGGCTGTTCGCGGACGCCATCATCCAGTTCGAGGTGGCCGGGTGGAGCGGAGCCCACCGGGGCTTCGCCTACTTCCTGATGGGCCTGGCCCGGTTCCGCCGCGGCCTGCTCGCCGAGGCCGAGGACTTCCTGCGCCGCGCCCTGCGGCTCTCCGAGCGGATCGGTTCCAAGCTGCCGCTCGCCTGGGACGCCGTCGGCGTGCTGGTGGACACCATGCTCGCCCGAGGCCGGGTCGACGAGGCCTGGGAGCTCGCCACCGGCTTCGGCTTCCAGCCGCCCTACCACGACACCGCGATGGTGCTGCCGGACGCACCCTCGCTGTACGGCAAGCTGCTGGTCGCCAAGCGGCGCTACGCGGGCGCGGCCGCCGCGCTCACCGAGGCCGGCGCCCAGCTGGAGGCTCGCGGCTGGCACAACACCGTCTGGGCGCCGTGGGCCGGCCACCTCGCCATCGCGATCGCCCAGGACGAGCCCGAGCGCGCCCGCGAGTACGCGCAGAAGGCCGTCCGGGACGCGCGCACCTTCGGCACCGCCTCGGCGATCGGCACCGCACTGCGTCTGCAGGCCCAGATCGAGGACGGCCAGCAGGCCGTCGAGCTGCTGGAACAGGCCGTGATGCACCTCGGCCAGTCCCCGGCCGGGTACGAGCACGCCGTCGCGCTGGTCGAGCTCGGGGCGGCGCTGCGCAGGGTCGGGCGGCTGGAGGACGCCCAGGAGTACCTGTACCAGGGCATCGAGCTGGCCCAGCACTGCTCGGCGGAGGGCCTGGTCGAGCAGGCGCGGCGGGAGCTGGCCAACTACGGCCTGCGGCCCAACCGGCTGGGGGACTTCCGGGAGACGCTCAGCCAGTCCGAGTGGGACGTCGCCAAGCTGGCCGTGCGGGGCGTACCGCCGCAGCGGATCGCGGAGGAGCTCGGGGTTCAGCTCAGCCTGGTCAACCGCCGGCTGGCCGCGGTGTACCGCAAGGCGGGCAGTGGCCCGGACGGCCTCGCCAGCGCGCTCGGCCTGCCCGGGCAGCAGCGGCAGGCCACCCGGCCAGGCCGCGAGACGGAGGACGGCGACGAGTAGCCGCCGCCCGGCGAGCGCGCTGCCGGAAGTGGCGGGGTTTCGTTCGGCGCGACGGCCGTTGTGCGTGCCCGGCGGACTGTGGTGCGCAGGCGGCGCGCGGGGGCTCGGGAGCGCCCCCGCGGCCGTCGCCGTCGTTAGGCTGACGGACATGGGGGCCGCCGCGGCGGACCCGGACGGACCGGAACGGGGGCGACCACGGCAAGCCGTGGCCGCCAGTGAGGAGCAGGGCATGGCGACCCAGGCCACCAGCGTGCGCCACCAACCCCTCGAAGCCTCCGGCGCGGGTGCGGCGATCGAACGCTGGACGCTCACCGCAGGCCCGTACGAGGCGAGCGTGCTCACCCTCGGCGCCACCCTGCACACCCTGACCGCGCCCGACCGCTCCGGGCGCCCCGCCCAACTCCTGCTCACCACCGACCAGCTGGCCCAGATCCTCGGCCCCGCCCGGCACTACGGCACCGTGATCGGCCGGTTCGCCAACCGGATCGACGGCTCCAAGGTGACCATCGACGGGGAGGAGTACCGGCTCGCCCCGACCGGCGGCGGCATGACCCTCCACGGCGGGCCGGACGGCTTCTCCCACCGAATGTGGCAGGCCGAGGCGGCCGACGGCGGCGTGCGGCTGCTTCTGCACAGCCCGGACGGCGACCAGGGCTTCCCCGGCACGCTGGACGTCACCGTCACCTACACCCTGGACCCGGCCGGGGACCTCACGATCGCCTACCGCGCCGTCACCAACAAGCCGACCCTCGTCAACCTCACCAACCACGCGTACTTCAACCTCGCGGGCGAAGGCAGCGGCGACGTCCTCGGCCACCTGCTCACCCTCGACGCCGACGCGTACACCCCGGCCGACGAGCGGCAGATCCCGAACGGGCGGACCGAGCCGGTGGCCGGCACGCCGTTCGACTTCACCTCGGCCACGCCCATCGGCAAGGCGGTGCACGACGCCCACCCGCAGCTGGCCGGGCCCGGCGGCTACGACCACAACTGGGTGCTGCACCCGCGCCCGGCCGACGGCACCCCGGCCCGGGCGGCGCTGCTGGAGGAACCGGTCAGCGGCCGCACCCTGGAGGTGCTGACCACCGAGCCCGGCATCCAGGTCTACACCGCCAACAAGTTCCAGGGCGCGGTCACCGGCGTGAGGGGCGTGCCGTACGGGCCGTTCGCCGGTATCGCGCTGGAGACCCAGCACTTCCCTGACTCCCCGAACCACCCGGACTTCCCCAGCACCGTGCTGCGGCCGGGGGAGGAGTTCCGTTCGGTGACCGTGCTGCGGATGGGGACCAACTAGGTCCCGAGCCGGGACGCGGCCCGCGGTACGCCCGGCGGCCCGTTCCGAGCCGCGCAGCAGCGACAGTGCTCCTTCGGCGGCTCCGAGGCGCTTGCAGCCAGTCCGCTGCAAGCGCCTTTCGACCACGCACGGTGGTGTTCCAGGCCACAGACCGCCGGAGAGAAACAGGCAAACCCGGGCATTGCCGGCCACTGTCGACTACCGAGCGGCTACGTCCAGGACACGTGGCTGTAACGATCGGCATTTCTTGCAGAAACTTTCTGCAAGGGCTTTCCGCGATGATTGCGCCGCTGTTAACTTCCTTCCCAAGCCCGACGGCAGCGAAGGTGCAGTCGGCACGAGGCAGCCATTATGCGCCTGTCTCCGAACATCTCGGGCACCCCCACCCTCCCAAGGAGTTCTCATGCGGCGTGGCATCGCGGCCTCTGCCCTCGTTGTGGCCCTCGCGGTCTCGAT
The nucleotide sequence above comes from Streptomyces kaniharaensis. Encoded proteins:
- a CDS encoding NUDIX hydrolase; this encodes MTNPAEELLDVVDEHDHVIGTAVRGEVYRRGLTHRCVFVLVRDPAGRIFVHRRTDTKLFAPGAYDMFVGGVVGSGETYAAAAVREAEEELGVSGIEPRPLFKFLFRQDHLSWWCDLYEAEWDGPVAPQESEVAWHAWLTPAELADRLARDDFVPDGRDAYRRYLEFHAGRGTGAEAG
- a CDS encoding serine hydrolase domain-containing protein → MVEIWGETAEGFEPVRAAFARNFRDYGELGAAFALYVRGRKVVDLWGGEARPEVGGRPAPAVPWTAETAQVLRSVTKGLTATAALLLAEQGQLDLDAPVASYWPEFAAAGKGGVPVRWLLSHQAAVPALDVPLRLEDVLTWERAAAAVAAQAPAWEPGTAHGYHPYTFGWLVGEVVRRASGRTIGRYFAEEIARPLGLDLWIGLPAGAESRVGRLVDLPAPEEARSGPSGLRLRPKQSVRDAYQDPASLTARSFASVRPGVDLNDPAVQAAEIPGAGGIGTARSLARFYAALVGAVDRSDGSGGSLPPLLGPEVLARAVTPAVNGPDRVLIVNSTFGLGFWRHGPTAPMASPASFGHPGRGGSLGFADPDLGLGFGYVTNGMQPGVTGDIRSRNLIRAVRGCLGLAA
- a CDS encoding nuclear transport factor 2-like protein, which encodes MTIATAKLSDPAVRTFVAAINAGDRDAFLAVLTPDATMSDDGSDRDLRDWIDKEIFTVRGRIDVQTESDGGHALIANFTNETWGEMRTAWRFTIDGGKISRFDTGQA
- a CDS encoding IS630 family transposase, translated to MRRRGPALEPLLLSDEERATLTWWARRASSAQALALRARIVLACDGPDVPSIVGVARELGITADTVRKWRRRFLAERLDGLVDEPRPGRPPTIAVDEIEAVVVATLEEIPKNATHWSRSSMAARSGLSKSTVGRIWRKFQLKPHLVGTFKLSTDPLFIEKVHDVIGLYFDPPEGAVVLSVDEKSQIQALDRSQPVLPMMPGMPERRTHDYVRNGLTTLFAAFDTSSGKVITSLHRRHRAAEFKKFLVKIDREVPDGLDIHLICDNYGTHKTPAIRAWLAQHPRFHMHFTPTGSSWINQVERWFGFLTDQMIRRGAHKNVQALERDIRAWIKNWNEDPKPFTWTKTANEILDSLARFCRRISGAGH
- the exaC gene encoding acetaldehyde dehydrogenase ExaC; this translates as MTVYQPPGSPGSIVAYRHRYEHWIGGGWVPPVHGEYFGDPTPVTGEIFTEVARGTAEDIEAALDAAHAAAPAWGRTPAAERAQVLLRIADRMEANLEQLAVAESWENGKPVRETLAADLPLAVDHLRYFAGALRAQEGGLSQLDEDTVAYHFHEPLGVVGQIIPWNFPILMAVWKLAPALAAGNAVVLKPAEQTPASVLLLAELTADLLPPGVVNIVTGFGEEAGAPLASSNRIRKIAFTGETTTGRLIARYASDNLIPVSLELGGKSPNLFFGDVADAPDAFYDKAVEGFAMFALNQGEVCTCPSRALIQSSVYERLLADGLDRVTAMRQGDPLDTETQVGAQASAEQLKKILSYFEIGRAEGAKVLAGGEQADLGGALSGGYYVTPTVFEGDNRMRIFQEEIFGPVVSVTRFADFDEAVALANDTQYGLGAGVWTRDLNTAHRAGRAIQAGRVWTNCYHAYPAHAAFGGYKNSGIGRENHKALLEHYQQTKNLLVSYSPDAVGFF
- a CDS encoding terpene synthase family protein codes for the protein MSDDTSLQIPFPYRRSPHGPRAAALHRDWLGRYPLLPDVDHPGYTHWEVVELAALGYPDAEPDELALAADLMGFYFLFDDQFDGPLGRRPTEVAPICKRLIAILHGARPDRNSPVETAFADLWDRSALGMPARWQARAAYNWEWYLASHPAEAAGRISARPPDRDGYLVLRRGTAAMETIFDMVERLGQFEVPAAVLHHPVLRQLRQLAADIPSLSNDVRSFPLEALRGDVNNLVMIVQRERRCSAEEACAVVLAEAQLMVERCYDLNEQLPEVYRELGLSRVERIVAQQYADGLLTWLAGYLRWESRTGRYHAA
- a CDS encoding ATP-binding protein, which codes for MTEQGIGLRAGTGPGRDGDGAAPRVRLRDRDAELRSAVTSLDKLCREFAAGGTEIGELLTFSGRPGIGKTSLLHEVRRIAKLRDGATVLFARGGEQQIKEPYHVLRQLLQPALTSLQPDEFRQVMGTWEEVVGPAMGLKQPKAGARRLDPQGVRDGLDYVLTQLAPRRAPMVMIVDDLHWADLESLSWLTQFAVRARELPVLLVLAFREDESDWQTDARQHHGAVLKLATRKHELNRLSLVSITDIIRAELGDKAEDAFCYEFWSVVNGNPYEAVALLEQVREQELDPLEENSRQLRELAVDANGMTLKSWLDRLGASTLRFAWACAMLGTDIRIDLATRISTQSAEGARESIKQLRKQRVLTQTPNGNLEFVHPLIASSIYNTMPEATRTGMHGVAAAEIENAGLGLLAASRHLVETFSGEGDDRTVRKLRKAAAEHLLIGAPEAAQRCLHRALNEPPADDIRAEVLYELGCSALLTDPSATVNQLQLALDPDEGPLRPELRVDATFRLSEVLAHSGEIRKAALVCQEEAAVTGDRDGKLRLQAASFMWHAFRRSEEDGPGRSRRLGELCDGLTGREAADRAVLAMRAWDLTLRGAPSADALAYADDVLEAGRLPKGLGWTDSTWGFELPSMLGLTYTYNDRIAQAERLFADAIIQFEVAGWSGAHRGFAYFLMGLARFRRGLLAEAEDFLRRALRLSERIGSKLPLAWDAVGVLVDTMLARGRVDEAWELATGFGFQPPYHDTAMVLPDAPSLYGKLLVAKRRYAGAAAALTEAGAQLEARGWHNTVWAPWAGHLAIAIAQDEPERAREYAQKAVRDARTFGTASAIGTALRLQAQIEDGQQAVELLEQAVMHLGQSPAGYEHAVALVELGAALRRVGRLEDAQEYLYQGIELAQHCSAEGLVEQARRELANYGLRPNRLGDFRETLSQSEWDVAKLAVRGVPPQRIAEELGVQLSLVNRRLAAVYRKAGSGPDGLASALGLPGQQRQATRPGRETEDGDE
- a CDS encoding aldose epimerase family protein produces the protein MATQATSVRHQPLEASGAGAAIERWTLTAGPYEASVLTLGATLHTLTAPDRSGRPAQLLLTTDQLAQILGPARHYGTVIGRFANRIDGSKVTIDGEEYRLAPTGGGMTLHGGPDGFSHRMWQAEAADGGVRLLLHSPDGDQGFPGTLDVTVTYTLDPAGDLTIAYRAVTNKPTLVNLTNHAYFNLAGEGSGDVLGHLLTLDADAYTPADERQIPNGRTEPVAGTPFDFTSATPIGKAVHDAHPQLAGPGGYDHNWVLHPRPADGTPARAALLEEPVSGRTLEVLTTEPGIQVYTANKFQGAVTGVRGVPYGPFAGIALETQHFPDSPNHPDFPSTVLRPGEEFRSVTVLRMGTN